One window of Cydia pomonella isolate Wapato2018A chromosome 7, ilCydPomo1, whole genome shotgun sequence genomic DNA carries:
- the LOC133519543 gene encoding PR domain zinc finger protein 13-like, which translates to MPQLTPDNKIGPGEYGCHRCDARFDAPHVLRVHLFLSCKTPSALLFLSALIHATTTPLDLRSAFRPYTTVSPTPTLAPAALEALATAWGRGAGGGAGHACVYCGRLYSRRYGLKIHLRTHTGYKPLRCPHCRRAFGDPSNLNKHVKLHGAGRGGGAHACGACGKLLVRRRDLERHMRARHARATPPCEV; encoded by the exons ATGCCGCAGCTTACGCCGGATAACAAAATAG GTCCGGGCGAATACGGCTGCCACCGCTGCGACGCCCGTTTTGATGCTCCACACGTCCTACGAGTGCACCTGTTCCTATCCTGTAAGACACCTTCAGCTCTCCTCTTCCTCTCCGCCTTAATACACGCCACAACTACACCTTTGGATCTGCGAAGCGCGTTCCGGCCTTATACGACGGTTTCGCCGACGCCAACTTTGGCGCCGGCGGCGTTGGAGGCGCTCGCGACGGCGTGGGgccgcggcgcgggcggcggcgccggccACGCCTGCGTGTACTGCGGGAGACTCTACTCGCGCCGCTACGGTTTAAAGATCCACCTCCGCACGCACACCGGTTACAAGCCCCTGCGATGCCCGCACTGCCGGCGCGCGTTCGGCGACCCGAGCAACCTGAACAAGCACGTGAAGCTgcacggcgcggggcgcggcggcggcgcgcacgcGTGCGGCGCGTGCGGCAAGCTGCTGGTGCGGCGCCGCGACCTCGAGCGGCACATGCGCGCCCGCCACGCGCGCGCCACGCCCCCGTGCGAGGTCTGA